The Biomphalaria glabrata chromosome 17, xgBioGlab47.1, whole genome shotgun sequence genome segment TATGCAAGAGTAAAAATAGTTTTGTCTACATGTTACTTCATCAGATTTTGACAGTGTGTGTTGTATTATGCCTTGTTTTGTGAGAAGCTTCCATAAGTTTGTATATGGATCAAGACTAAATATTTCAGTAAAAATACATGTTAAGCTGCAGAGAGGAACTATATCatcacatttttatattatatatgcaCACAATGTAAAAGAGTTGGAAGTGTTTTGCTATCACTATGAAAAACATTCTTAACTCAATATTTCAAAAGATAAAACTCACTCTCTAATCATTTCCACAGCATCTTCATATTTAAGGCCAGCCTCCATTAAAGCTAAAGCTACTAAAACTGGAGCCCTTCCTAGACCAGCTACACAGTGCACTGCTACACAACAGCCAGGGTCTTCAGAAAAACGATTCTTGAGCAGATTAAACCAGTCTTGTACAATCTCTGGAGGAGGTGGACTGCCATCATCAAACTCCCAATCCTAAGTAAATTAGAGTTGGTTAACAGTAGATTTCACTAAAATTTTATAATACATTTCCTGCATATTACATTTTTAGGGATGAGGAAAACTTAACGCTACTTTAAGGGCAGGggagaaaaaagttttttttatttaaacatctcCTTTACTCAATGGTCctggttgaaaaaaaataagaccaTGGAAAGTGCATCCAATGAActatttaaaagtttgtattCTTCTCTCATGAAATTATTTCTGTTAATAGATATCGTTCTGCTCTGATTTTGTTATTAGAATAAGTCCCAATGGTTCAGGTGGACACGTGGCTCACCGGCTTGTTGATAATATTAAACCAATAAATTGAGTTTGGGGTCAAAACTGATTTATAACATtatcaaaacaatatttttgataaacaaaatacaatgcacagacagaaagaaaatctTGATGTCTAATCTATTTTCTTAATgacttaaaaacatttatttgaaaatactataaccttttttaaatactttctgAGACAACTAaaatgattatttattttaaaccatttGAAAGCTTTCTTCAAGATTTCAAGAGCAAATATCTatggaataaaaataaataagtctaATGAAAATACGAGCTTTATTTCTAGTACTCTTAAACTAACCATGACTCTGATTCCACTCTCCCCAAGTTTCTCTTTACTGTAGGTAGGCTCACACACTCTGACCACATCTTTAACACCATGCTTCTGAAGTTcctatataaatgaaataaattaactGTTAGTGACTAAATGCAACAATTTGAtatgttaaaataatttaaatagggTGGCTGGATAAATAAGTAATAAGTAAGCAATAAGTAATCACATATATTTTTCATAGGACCTGCATCTCAGCTATAGTGATTTTTTAGGAAAACATTGAAGCGTGAAAAAAACACTTTGGTACACAAATCAAGCTCACCGTTTGTAAATCTTACaatatctttaaaaactttataaatTGGTAAATGAACCTAGTTCAAGATCAATCTTAATTGAATATGctttcaaaatttttaaaacacatCTTTAATCAAATCTTGTAGATTTAATACTTTGTAAAAGTTACACTATGCTTACCTGCAAAAATTTATCCAAATTGGCATCAGTGGGCCTGTCAGTTATGAGAAACCTCATGTTCTTGAAGCAGATTTCTGCTGGTTCTGGCCTGCGTGCTTTCATCATGAATGTAAGGCAGCTCACATTCGCAGATAAAAACTCCTGTTTGTAAACTCTTAGTTCCAGATGAGCAGCAACGACTAATTAATCCAGTTTATTGAATGAACACTCAAAGTTACAATGAAGTACACagcaaaaaaaagcaaagtttgTTTTTCTGTGTCAGAATACACAGTTTCCACTTGTGCTCGTTATTGATTCTACAATATCCTTTTCCCACAGATGTACTTGCCTTTAGAGAAAGGCAGTTGGTatagggtttaaaaaaaagggcacTCAAAGCTTTGAAAACTTCCACACAAAGCACTGGCTATTCCAAAATGTTCTTTTGTTTCAAGACTGAATGTAAAAACCAAGAtaaatgccaaaatattttaccCTATAAAGCTGGTTGCAGAAGACTGGTTATAATGAGGTGTGATTTAATTCAACATCTTTGAGCCAGTGTTACCCCTTAAGACTGAAGAAATTGAGCTCCTGtatgaatatttttaattcagtTCAAATGTTACTtgaagagatatgaattattttttcagCATctgaaataaatagtaataagtTAATTACACAAAGAATTAAATAATTACACAATGAATTCAATAGGTTTCAGAAGAAACAAAATGGAAGTAAAATTATTCCCTTCCAACATACCATGTCATGAATTATTTAAAGCTCAGGTATATAAAACTACATCCAGTAGACAGATCTATTGCCAGGCACTGAGAGCTAGGTGCACTCAAAAGCCCtcaccaggatttaaacccaggaccccattggttcagaagccaaacacTTCACCACTCAGCAACCGCACTGCCACAATAGTAACAAACGTATACAGTAATTAATGTAGAATAATAAAGATAATGTTCCAGATACTTTATCAACTATAGAAATAGGCACAATCAGTTATGTATTGTAGATGGGAAAGAGATATAACTAGAGCTAATTGTGTATTTACTTTTACCTAAATGCACCCAAAGAGCAATGTACAATTAATACTATCCATCAGCAAAGAAAATCTAATTTCAGAGTCCATTGCAGCTGTGTATTTACACTTGTTTGCTAAACAAACACTCACCTTCGATTAGTATTCCAGATAGGGCTATTTAGCAAGAGTCCAAGGTATATAAAAAGTGATACAGTTTTAGCAAGACACTCTGCTCTCTTGGCAGGCAGAGGTCTTACTCCTCGCGTGGGAAGTGTTGTGCCTGGCAATAATCTCCGCTGTTAGTGACAAACTCCATAAAGGTGTGGCCAAACTCAccgaaaaactaaaatgaaaagagaaaaaaagtcatatggcaaatctatctggaaaaaaaaatcttttccttTACAAGAAAAAATTGAACAAGAAAAGGTTTTACATTTGAATTAccctttaaaaacttttttttaaggacttGCATATTTTGTTAAGaataagttaattattttttttagcatttctttcACAAGGGCTGTAAACTTTCAAACTATAAATGATCactcaaaaattaaaatgtgtttcatcatacgtctttaaaaaaaaaaaaagctatttctcGTGCCCTTTCTCCCAGATATGCAAGGTCATAAAATTCCAATACAATGTTTACAAGGAACAGTGTTGCTCAAGGCACAAGGTGATCTGGTTTTGTGTGATTCTTAAATGTCACTGCTCTGGAGCAGTTATTACAGGCTACCTGCAGATCTCAGAaaccaagtttataacagtGTAAAGtgcaatttttttcttcattctaCTTAAATTAGTTTCAAGAATATTGATCTGAAAAGTATTTGTACTGTCATGCTTTCCAAACAGTCTGCTTTCATATTCAAGTATACCATAATATTGACACTTGGGCATCATTGCTAATCTGTCAGAATTCACTTCTAAACATTCTCAATAAAAGGAGTGAAAATAAACATTCATGTAAATAATGGGTTTGGTTTGAATCATAGAATCAAAGAGTTTAAAGAATATAACCCTCTTACACTTACAATGACATGGCTTTTATATTTACCCACAGAATTTCTAAACTAtacaattaacaaacaaaagtgTTCTGAATATAATAAATTTACTATAACGACTTTTTGAAATGTACAAAGAAAACATAACTAGACTCAAAACAGTTGCCTATGTACAGCTTCTGTGAATGATAATTAGATTTAAGTATTACTATTACCTCTCAAATGCACAACTTGtgttaaagcttttttttaaatccatagtATGTAACAAATTTTGGAATAACAAATGTGGAAatgttaagtttttttaaagcactttgACTGTTATATTTAATAAGGTATTGTCTGCATTAGGTGTGCAGCTTTTACATGTCTAATTAGCATGAGGGAAGTAAATAATTCATGAGCAAACAAGCTTACAAGGTTGGTACATTGTTTTCTGTTTAATACCCACAAGTGTCACAAGCCTGTTTCAAAAACTAGCCTCAAGATGTAACTGTGAAAAGTAAAATGTGTCATATCATATTCATCAGTACCAGTTAGATCTGTTTTAACAGATCAAAGCTGACTAGACAATTGTCTCTATCCTTAGAATACACCTCAGGCATAGTATATTTAAAGATTTGACACCTTGTTAAATTACATTTAGCATTCTCCTTTATAAGCTATCTAAACAAAGAGTTACAAAGTTAATATTGATCTATATGAATATAACATTAAGTTAAGtaagaaagcttttttttttcagatttaagTTTGAAATACCAGATTATTCGACAGACTCAATCTACATGCCTAAAACtcaatataattaataaaacacCCCACAATATTTATGTAGTCAATATAGCCGTCTACTGTATTACATGTTGACTAGTTATACATGTATCTTAAACTTGTGTAATTACCTTCACTAGCTAgatttataaatagatctagatatcaaaTGTTAGATCTAATTCTCAGCAacgtatccaatcaaagaagaaaaaaaaagaacactttCTTTCCTAGGTGTTATTAAGATCCACGTTTAGAAGCTTAGTGCGCGATAGCCTTGCCTTAAACTAGTGTAAGCTAGATCTGGTTGACAACACACATCACTTCAAAAATGCGCCACAGAATGTGTTCGATTATGGTGACCCGTGTTGGAGGCCTAGGCGCTTTATCTGTTGCGACCTTTGAAGCTAAGAGTTCAGTGGGTGAACGAGACTATGCTTGGGTAAACCCATTCCCATACGTCACACAGCTGACCACTCGTGACCAGCTGTAGCCCTGCCGTCAAGCTTGGCTCTGCACAACACGCCGTGTTTAAACCACACAGCACGTTGAGGACGTATATCTAGGTCACTAGAAATTCTTTTAGTTACAAcgcacccccaccccccataaAAAATCATTCAAGTGCAGCGTGGAATTCACGAagcacttagatctagagtagatttaTTCAAAACTGCGCCTATGGAGGAAAAAAAAGCCTAGAGAAGGAATGAAACCATATTGCCCAACAGGCCTAACGTGTTGCGTTGAGACGAGAAATCAATGAGGGACACAAGAAAACACGAGGAGTGTCTAGTGTAGTAAGCAACGCAGacgaccttttttttctttcttcttttggcctagtaaaaagaattttaaaaaatgtggcaACTGTACTGTACACAAAGAAAGGGCGGGGTGTCTGACCTTCTCAGCAAGAACAATGAAGCATTCTACCTGTCCCACTTCTGACctaaaattacttaaataggCATGTAGACTAACGCAAGCATGATTTACAGACATGCACATCGAAAGAGCTATAATCAATCATTGCCGTGCATTCGCGTTAACTAAAAGTTAGTCCATGAATTCTTGATAACACAATTCTTTTCATTTCCTGGTGTGTTGGCAGGgggaaaaaaggaggggggggagatGGACAGATTTTGAAATGTTAGCTGCAGCAGTGAATCGAATAAGTGCTGAAGTTTTGTTAAGCTATGCATTCAATGAGACATTATTTTAGTCTAATTCTGATGAGCCATCAACAGAGTAAATGCCTGTATATACGAAATATTCGAGTGACAAATATTGTAAActtttaattcaaataattttGATCAAAACATAAGCACACAGGTCAGATAAGTGTTGGATTTTGGAATGGACCCATTCAAGACCAATGGAGCGCCGGGTGTGTGAGGCTGGCTATCATTAAAAGTTTAACTGAAAAATATTTACCACGCAAGCAAAAACTATTCCCTAAAATTCAATAACTTTAGTTAGAGACTAACAACTTCAAGACATTCCAGCCGGCTAAATTGTCTGCGCATGTGATACGATCACCTGCCCGTCGATTCCGAAGCTGGCCTAGGGTAATGAATTAAATCTCTACAGAATGACAATAGTACACTTAACACAGCGTGGGAGGCCGTGGGTGAAGAGGGGGTGGGGTAAAGTACAAGTGCGTTACCCTTCATCGGGCAGGACACGGGCTGATCCAGTGTGCCGATGTAGCCTAACTTCCAGACAGGCGTCGCGTGTAAGAACGCTATTGACACGTGGTTTTCCAGACTAGTACACTTCaatccaacacacacacacagtgacaaGAGCAGGCGCAGCCTTTCTAAACCCGTGTGTTCGGCGTTCACACGTGTTTGTAGAAGCGATTACACGTCTGTACGAGACGGAGCAttggttaaaacaaaacaaaaaaaacagaactaGTTCTTAGGCTAAGGGTTACAGACAACTTAGTCCTATATGAGAAAAGAATCacatagacttttttttttattccattctATAACCACCACCACCCTCAAGTATTTAATGATTAAAATAGCCACCTGAACggtacaaacaaacaaaaaaatacatttggcAATAAATCTCCTCTCCTCTAGGTTAAGGTCTTGTACTAAAAAGAGCATCCAACAAAAcctttagatctaattatttttgcaTGCATTAATGTACAGCATGCCAACCCCTTCCCGTCCTCACCGCCATAAGCTCTATTTCCCAAGATACTGTTTCGAAGTGATGGCAAAAACGACTGTTTAAATTCCGATGGAGATCTAAAGTTCAACTGTTTCACGGAGCTCTGAAATGagactggacacaacagaaacCGCGCGCTAAGTTAGAACACTTACAGTTGGAGAGAAAGGGAAACTTAATAACAATGTGGGAAAATTTTGATTAGAATTGGTCAAATGTGATTGGCACAGATCCTAGCACGTACATACGAATGTATTGTGAAAGTCTAGCCAGAAGGCTAAAACTAAAGGACGGGAAAGCAAGTACTGAGGACACTTAGGGGCGAAGATTACCTAACATGAACAGGCCGTGTTGAACGAATTGACGTCACAGAACAAAAAAAGCAAGctatggaatttttttttattgtgtacgTGTGACAGTATAAATATGCCCGAGTAAATACCGAGACCAAACAATagctttgttttgtaaagagtgATATTTCAGTGAAGTCAAAAGTAGGCCCACCTGcttcttaaaatgttttttttttaaataagcatCTTTCTGACCAATCATTAAGCTCATGCCAAATACTAAATCTGCCGTGATATGTTGGATGCATAACAAGGCAaaccctaacctggaacccccaaggaaagaggggacggcccaggatttggaagcagatgggcaagacattgggacagttggagagacacGCCCacaaccgagatgcctggaggaagctggttggtggcctatgccccagaagggaccacaggcagagatgacaGATGGTGAAATACTAAATCTAAACAGCATGCATTCACACGTAGGCCTAAGAAACACGACTGTTATTTTGGGCGATTGAAAGCCCGATGTACAACTACTTTTCACCAGAACAACTGTGGGTCCTAAAAATGTACAATTCTACAAAAGATATTCAAACCTGACTCTGTCAGACTGGCACATATCTACGTGTGGTTGGCCCACGTCCTTGCCATTTAATATTCCACAATACGAACACTTACAATGAGCATACACGTAGGTCGGAAATCAAACTCACCTCGATAACATTAGCTGGATCTAATCCAAGCGGCTGAGTTTTCTCCCTCCTCTGTGCCACATACTTAATAATCTGTGTTAATTCTGTTTCGGCTACAAGAGATATCTACTACAAACGCCTGTCTAGATCCTGTTCCGTGCAACTTGTTCAATCAAGATAAAGGAAAGGATGACAGCCAAAACTGTCAAGGACGTCTACAGATCTCAACGACCCGTGCTTAAAAACATCCTCCAACAACGTCCAATAATCAGAAAATATGTAATGTGTAGTTATGTAGCTCAAGCTATTGTAAGACTTTGTCTACGGTATCTTTGTCCAATAATCAGAAAATATGTAATATGTAGTTATGAAGCTCAACTATTGTAAGACTTAGTCTACGGTATCTTTCATTGTATGTCCGTTTACTAGAGAAGGGACCGGGTCGCACAAGCTTCTTTATACCCGTTAGCGAAATAGAAAAAATGGATATACAACTCCCCAGATATACGTAATACTAGTCTCACTGCAAGCGCCGTACACTGCAAAGCGCAGATGTTTAGTGACACT includes the following:
- the LOC106055323 gene encoding protein tyrosine phosphatase type IVA 2-like, producing MMKARRPEPAEICFKNMRFLITDRPTDANLDKFLQELQKHGVKDVVRVCEPTYSKEKLGESGIRVMDWEFDDGSPPPPEIVQDWFNLLKNRFSEDPGCCVAVHCVAGLGRAPVLVALALMEAGLKYEDAVEMIREKRRGAINTKQLAYLEHYRAKSRLRVKNGRNGSSHHACHIL